One stretch of Bordetella avium DNA includes these proteins:
- a CDS encoding glycosyltransferase family 4 protein gives MRIVHIITGLGQGGAEAVLYRLATYAETTTRHVVISLTDEGVYGARLRAAGISVHALGMARGRVTLGGLMALRALLRKEAPDAVQTWMYHADLIGGLAARLAGIKALSWGIRNSGNHLNRSSRSARLVLRLCALLSGWMPRAIVCAAQDAADRHQALGYDTGKMVVIANGYDLSRYAPDPLAGERMRALWGVDAGTPLIGCVARWDPLKDHRNLLAALGQLLREGQAPRCVLVGRGMTPANAELMALIDGQGLAGRVLLAGPSDDVPAVMNSLDLHVLSSCAEGFPNVVAEAMACGTPCVVTDVGDAAYIVGDTGVVVPPEQPAALARGIAQGLREMAAGGRAAEAARERVLALFDLGRMVRAYEAVWRRIAGDRV, from the coding sequence ATGCGCATCGTTCACATCATTACGGGCTTGGGGCAGGGCGGGGCCGAGGCCGTGCTGTACCGTTTGGCCACCTATGCCGAGACCACCACCCGCCACGTCGTGATTTCTCTCACTGATGAAGGCGTTTACGGCGCGCGTCTGCGCGCCGCAGGCATCAGCGTGCATGCCTTGGGAATGGCCCGCGGCCGTGTGACGCTGGGCGGCCTGATGGCTTTGCGCGCCTTGTTGCGCAAAGAGGCGCCCGACGCGGTGCAAACCTGGATGTATCACGCGGATCTCATTGGCGGTTTGGCTGCCCGGCTGGCGGGGATCAAGGCGCTATCCTGGGGGATACGCAATTCCGGTAACCATCTGAATCGCAGCAGCCGATCGGCCAGACTGGTGTTGCGGCTGTGCGCCTTGCTGTCAGGCTGGATGCCGCGCGCCATTGTGTGCGCGGCCCAGGACGCCGCCGACCGGCATCAGGCGCTGGGCTATGACACCGGGAAAATGGTCGTCATCGCCAATGGTTACGACCTCTCCCGTTATGCGCCCGATCCGCTTGCGGGCGAGCGGATGAGGGCCCTGTGGGGAGTGGACGCCGGCACGCCCTTGATAGGCTGTGTGGCGCGCTGGGACCCGCTCAAAGACCACCGCAACCTGCTTGCCGCTCTGGGGCAGTTGTTGCGTGAAGGACAGGCGCCGCGTTGTGTGCTGGTCGGCCGCGGCATGACGCCGGCCAATGCCGAACTAATGGCGCTGATCGATGGGCAGGGCTTGGCGGGTCGGGTGTTGTTGGCTGGCCCGAGCGATGACGTACCGGCCGTGATGAATAGTCTTGATCTGCATGTGCTCTCGAGTTGCGCAGAGGGCTTTCCCAATGTGGTGGCGGAGGCGATGGCCTGCGGCACGCCCTGCGTCGTGACCGATGTGGGCGATGCCGCGTATATCGTCGGCGATACCGGGGTGGTGGTGCCGCCGGAACAACCCGCCGCGCTGGCGCGCGGTATTGCGCAAGGCTTGCGCGAGATGGCCGCAGGGGGCAGGGCGGCTGAGGCCGCGCGCGAGCGCGTGCTGGCTCTTTTCGATCTTGGCCGCATGGTGCGCGCCTACGAGGCCGTGTGGCGGCGTATTGCCGGAGACCGTGTATGA
- a CDS encoding glycosyltransferase family 4 protein: MRIVLAVSSMNAGGAERVAATLVNAWAERGDNVTLLPTYSGGGQCFYPLASAVELLWLAQAVPAQGRLAPLKRLLGLRRLIRERRPDVVVSFLTNVNVGAILATRGLDQPLIVCERTNPVVDTTTGKVWRRLRRWLYPRADVVTVQAKDTVAPFAAQVPGIRHLAVIPNPLPPELLDAPLADLKPDAQGRKRLMAMGRLVPDKQFDLLIDLFAQLAAAHPDWDLWIWGDGPRRQALQAQVERLGLQDRVRLPGRTTEPWAALSASSAFVLSSAVEGFPNVLLEAMAKGLPCATFDCPSGPREMTRDGADALLVDSAAAMSEALGRLMSDETLRADLGRRAALSVRERYALPVVLAQWDRLFALARH, encoded by the coding sequence ATGAGGATAGTGCTGGCCGTCAGTTCGATGAATGCCGGTGGCGCCGAGCGCGTGGCGGCCACCCTGGTCAATGCCTGGGCCGAGCGGGGCGACAACGTGACCCTGCTGCCCACGTATTCCGGTGGCGGCCAGTGTTTCTATCCCTTGGCGTCCGCGGTCGAGCTGCTGTGGCTGGCCCAGGCCGTGCCCGCGCAGGGCAGGCTGGCGCCGCTCAAGCGCCTGTTGGGCCTGCGCCGTTTGATCCGTGAGCGCCGCCCGGATGTCGTGGTTTCCTTCCTCACCAACGTCAATGTGGGCGCCATTCTGGCAACACGTGGACTGGATCAGCCGCTTATCGTGTGCGAGCGCACCAATCCTGTCGTTGACACGACGACCGGCAAGGTCTGGCGCCGCTTGCGCCGCTGGCTTTATCCGCGCGCCGATGTGGTCACGGTGCAGGCCAAAGACACCGTCGCGCCCTTTGCCGCTCAGGTGCCGGGCATTCGTCATCTGGCCGTCATTCCCAATCCTTTGCCCCCCGAGCTGCTCGATGCGCCGCTGGCCGATCTCAAGCCCGATGCGCAGGGCCGTAAACGCCTGATGGCGATGGGCCGTCTCGTGCCCGACAAGCAATTCGATCTCTTGATCGATCTGTTTGCGCAGTTGGCGGCCGCGCACCCGGATTGGGATCTCTGGATCTGGGGCGATGGACCGCGCAGGCAGGCTCTGCAAGCCCAGGTCGAGCGTCTGGGTTTGCAAGACCGCGTGCGTTTGCCGGGCCGCACCACCGAACCCTGGGCGGCCTTGTCGGCATCGAGCGCCTTTGTGCTGAGCTCTGCCGTGGAAGGCTTTCCCAACGTCTTGCTCGAGGCCATGGCGAAGGGGCTGCCCTGCGCAACGTTCGATTGTCCCAGCGGTCCGCGAGAAATGACCCGTGACGGCGCCGATGCCTTGCTGGTTGATTCGGCCGCCGCCATGAGCGAAGCCCTGGGCCGTCTCATGAGCGATGAAACCCTACGCGCCGACCTGGGGCGGCGCGCCGCCCTGTCGGTGCGTGAGCGCTACGCCCTGCCCGTTGTGCTTGCGCAATGGGACCGGCTGTTTGCGCTGGCGCGGCACTGA
- the asnB gene encoding asparagine synthase (glutamine-hydrolyzing): MCGIVGLWGPLEDKTRILAESCQRIRLRGPDSKGFWEDREAGVGFGHVRLAIQDLTEAGHQPMVSACGRYVLTYNGEVYNHLDMRAKLEQAGQAPDWRGHSDTETILAYAAAFGVQAMLRDAVGMLAIALWDRQTRSLTLARDRMGEKPLYYGYVGANLVFASQLKGLSPVPGFGRQIDRNALASFMRHNYVPAPQSIYEGIRKLPAASWVVFSEAQLRAREMAPPQAYWSALEVADAGQRQPRRFASDNEATDALQEVLLQAVRGQMLSDVRLGAFLSGGIDSSTIAALMQSQSNAPVRTFAIGFHEKEYDEAQHAKAVAAHLGTDHSELYVTPKDALDVVPHLADIYDEPFADSSQIPTALVTRMAREHVTVALSGDGGDELFGGYSRYLRVARWWDQCERLPAPLRALAGAAMRGSTRLPGAGAWRGKVGKMGELLRARSQGEFYRLFVSYWSDPARVVKGGEEPPSLFEQPLSGPLFEAMMKLDTVTYMPDDILVKVDRAAMAVSLETRVPLIDHRVYEFAWSLPFNYKLRGGTGKWLLRQVLYRHVPQSLVDRPKRGFAVPLASWLRGPLRDWAEALLDPARLRQQGWFEPEPILRKWREHQSGHRNWDSHLWGVLMMQAWLDRYHSGQLGEGMDP; encoded by the coding sequence ATGTGTGGAATCGTCGGTCTTTGGGGACCCTTGGAAGACAAGACGCGAATCCTGGCCGAAAGCTGCCAGCGGATTCGTTTGCGCGGGCCTGACAGCAAGGGTTTCTGGGAAGATCGTGAGGCGGGCGTAGGCTTTGGCCATGTGCGCCTGGCGATTCAGGATCTGACCGAGGCGGGGCATCAGCCCATGGTGTCCGCTTGCGGTCGTTATGTTCTGACCTATAACGGCGAGGTCTATAACCACCTCGATATGCGCGCCAAGCTGGAGCAGGCGGGGCAGGCGCCCGACTGGCGCGGCCATTCCGACACCGAAACGATTCTGGCCTATGCGGCGGCCTTCGGCGTGCAAGCCATGTTGCGCGACGCTGTCGGCATGTTGGCCATTGCGCTGTGGGATCGCCAGACGCGCAGCTTGACGCTGGCGCGCGACCGCATGGGTGAAAAACCCCTGTACTACGGCTATGTTGGCGCCAATCTGGTGTTTGCTTCGCAGCTCAAAGGCCTGTCGCCGGTGCCGGGGTTTGGCCGGCAGATCGACCGCAATGCGCTCGCCTCCTTTATGCGGCACAACTATGTGCCAGCGCCGCAATCCATCTACGAAGGCATTCGCAAGCTGCCTGCCGCAAGCTGGGTCGTATTCAGCGAAGCGCAGCTTCGCGCCCGTGAAATGGCCCCGCCTCAGGCCTATTGGTCGGCGCTGGAAGTCGCGGATGCGGGTCAGCGCCAGCCCAGGCGCTTTGCTTCCGACAATGAAGCCACCGATGCCTTGCAGGAGGTGTTGTTGCAGGCCGTGCGCGGCCAGATGCTCTCCGATGTGCGTCTGGGGGCTTTTCTGTCGGGGGGTATTGATTCGTCCACGATCGCCGCGCTCATGCAAAGCCAAAGCAATGCGCCGGTGCGCACTTTCGCTATCGGCTTTCATGAAAAGGAATACGACGAGGCGCAGCATGCCAAGGCGGTCGCCGCCCATCTGGGCACGGATCACTCCGAGCTCTACGTGACGCCCAAGGATGCCCTGGATGTGGTGCCGCACCTGGCCGACATTTATGACGAACCCTTTGCCGACTCCTCGCAAATTCCGACTGCGCTGGTCACACGCATGGCGCGCGAGCACGTGACCGTGGCCCTGTCCGGAGACGGCGGCGATGAGTTGTTCGGCGGCTATTCGCGTTATCTGCGCGTGGCGCGCTGGTGGGATCAGTGCGAACGCTTGCCCGCGCCGCTGCGCGCCCTGGCGGGGGCGGCCATGCGCGGTTCGACCCGTTTGCCAGGCGCTGGGGCATGGCGCGGCAAGGTGGGCAAAATGGGAGAACTGCTGCGGGCCCGGTCTCAGGGGGAGTTCTATCGTTTATTCGTGTCCTATTGGTCGGACCCCGCCCGTGTCGTCAAGGGGGGGGAGGAGCCGCCGTCGCTGTTTGAGCAGCCGCTCAGCGGCCCCTTGTTTGAAGCCATGATGAAGCTCGACACGGTGACCTATATGCCTGACGACATTCTGGTCAAGGTCGACCGTGCGGCCATGGCGGTCAGCCTGGAGACCCGTGTGCCGCTCATCGATCATCGTGTCTATGAGTTCGCCTGGAGTCTGCCGTTCAATTACAAGCTGCGCGGCGGCACCGGTAAATGGCTGTTGCGCCAGGTGTTGTATCGCCATGTGCCTCAAAGCCTGGTCGATCGTCCCAAGCGCGGCTTTGCCGTGCCGCTGGCTTCCTGGCTGCGCGGTCCCCTGCGCGATTGGGCCGAGGCTTTGCTTGATCCTGCCCGCCTGCGTCAGCAGGGCTGGTTCGAGCCCGAACCCATTCTGCGCAAATGGCGGGAGCATCAAAGCGGCCACCGCAATTGGGATAGTCATCTGTGGGGCGTGCTGATGATGCAGGCCTGGCTGGATCGTTATCACAGCGGTCAACTCGGCGAGGGCATGGACCCATGA
- a CDS encoding glycosyltransferase family 4 protein, whose product MARRRILIFIHSLHGGGAERVAVDLAGHWVRAGHEVMILTQAEGDAYPIPEGVLRQVLGTDGRGGARGILDNVRRVRALRAVLRQFRPDIVLGMMTTSSILAVLAAWGLPIKVIATEHTHPPSQQLSGMWQRLRRLTYPRAARVVALTRGTADWIAEHVPGSRLAVIPNPVHWPLPRNEPRLRPPTLPGRHYLLAVGRLHPDKGFEVLIDAYAQLAARFPDWDLLILGEGEERARLAAQAAAHGLGERIYLPGRAGNVADWYESADLYVLSSRFEGLSNTLLEAMASGLAPVCFDCDTGPREIVRDGLDGVLVRPVSDAAAMAQALAALMQDAPARSRMAAQAQTARERFSARHVLGLWRQLFDDALEN is encoded by the coding sequence ATGGCCCGTCGGCGCATCCTGATTTTTATTCATTCGCTGCATGGCGGCGGGGCCGAGCGCGTGGCGGTCGATCTGGCCGGGCATTGGGTGCGCGCAGGCCATGAGGTGATGATTCTCACCCAGGCCGAAGGCGATGCCTATCCGATACCCGAGGGGGTATTGCGGCAGGTTCTGGGGACCGACGGCCGGGGGGGCGCACGCGGTATTCTGGATAATGTGCGCCGCGTGCGCGCCTTGCGCGCCGTGTTGCGTCAGTTCAGGCCGGATATCGTGCTAGGCATGATGACCACCTCGTCCATTCTTGCTGTGCTGGCGGCATGGGGGCTGCCCATCAAGGTGATCGCCACCGAGCATACCCATCCGCCGTCTCAGCAGCTCTCCGGCATGTGGCAGCGCTTGCGCCGTTTGACCTATCCGCGCGCGGCGCGTGTGGTAGCGCTGACACGCGGCACGGCCGACTGGATCGCCGAGCATGTGCCGGGCTCGCGGCTGGCCGTCATTCCCAATCCGGTCCATTGGCCCTTGCCGCGCAACGAACCCCGTTTGCGGCCGCCGACCCTGCCCGGGCGGCACTATTTGCTGGCGGTGGGGCGTTTGCATCCGGACAAGGGCTTTGAGGTGCTGATCGATGCCTATGCGCAGCTCGCGGCCCGCTTTCCCGATTGGGATCTGCTGATTCTGGGCGAGGGTGAGGAACGTGCCCGGCTTGCGGCCCAGGCTGCCGCCCATGGCCTGGGCGAGCGGATCTATTTGCCCGGGCGCGCTGGCAATGTGGCCGATTGGTATGAGTCTGCGGATCTCTATGTTCTCAGCTCACGCTTTGAGGGGCTGTCCAATACCCTGCTTGAAGCCATGGCCAGCGGTCTGGCGCCGGTCTGCTTTGATTGCGATACCGGGCCCAGGGAGATCGTGCGTGATGGCCTGGATGGCGTACTGGTGCGTCCGGTGAGCGACGCGGCCGCCATGGCGCAGGCGCTGGCGGCCCTTATGCAGGATGCCCCTGCCCGGTCGCGGATGGCTGCGCAGGCGCAGACCGCCCGCGAGCGTTTTTCGGCCCGTCATGTCCTCGGACTGTGGCGGCAACTTTTTGACGATGCTCTAGAGAACTGA
- the murJ gene encoding murein biosynthesis integral membrane protein MurJ, with translation MKALLRKFGGIHPDHQRIFRGAFRVAVFLILGKAAGAIKEMAVAYRYGISDAVDAYQFAQTMATWLPVTIVGVLSVVLIPVLVRLRREGGAERDLFVSELQGWTLLGGLLLAGLTWLGWPYVLAWLGPGLSSAVAGMTQELLWAFVPVSAVLLIAGISAARLRSHERHVNTLLDSVPAVTTLAWVMLAAAGGDQVGPLLWGTLVGYLIQAVWLAWLAARADQGFWGAPRLTLRSPHWPELLSAAGVMLVGQVAMSFVNPLDQYTAANLGGNANATLGYASRLLSLVLGIGAVSVGRAALPVLADVQHRGDGLRARAMALKWSWAMVGAGIAAVAIGWLLAPWGVALLFERGAFTAQNTEAVASVLRWGLLQLPFYFGVLILVQLLASQGRYRVMALIAVANFLLKAVLNTVLGPRMGTEGIMLATSLMYFLSFICYTGVALRALPETAERS, from the coding sequence TTGAAAGCCCTTCTGCGCAAATTCGGCGGCATACACCCGGACCACCAACGCATCTTCAGGGGCGCGTTCCGGGTCGCCGTATTTCTCATCCTTGGCAAGGCTGCCGGCGCCATCAAAGAGATGGCGGTCGCCTATCGCTACGGCATCAGCGATGCCGTAGACGCCTATCAGTTCGCCCAGACCATGGCGACCTGGTTGCCCGTCACCATCGTGGGCGTGCTGTCGGTCGTGCTCATCCCGGTGTTGGTGCGCCTGCGCCGCGAGGGCGGCGCCGAGCGCGACCTTTTCGTGAGCGAGTTGCAAGGCTGGACCTTGCTGGGCGGTCTGCTGCTGGCCGGCCTGACCTGGCTGGGCTGGCCCTATGTGCTGGCCTGGCTCGGGCCGGGCCTGTCGAGTGCGGTCGCGGGCATGACGCAAGAACTGCTCTGGGCTTTTGTGCCCGTCAGTGCCGTCCTGCTCATTGCCGGCATCAGCGCAGCGCGCCTGCGCTCGCACGAGCGCCACGTCAACACCCTGCTCGACAGCGTGCCGGCCGTGACGACGCTGGCCTGGGTCATGCTGGCGGCGGCCGGAGGCGATCAGGTCGGCCCCCTGCTGTGGGGAACCCTGGTCGGCTATCTCATCCAGGCGGTCTGGCTGGCCTGGCTGGCAGCCCGCGCCGATCAGGGCTTCTGGGGGGCGCCGCGTTTGACGCTGCGCTCGCCGCATTGGCCGGAACTCTTGAGCGCGGCCGGTGTGATGCTGGTTGGCCAGGTCGCCATGAGTTTCGTCAACCCGCTGGACCAATACACCGCCGCCAATCTGGGCGGCAATGCCAACGCCACACTGGGTTATGCCAGCCGCCTGCTCTCCCTGGTGCTGGGTATAGGCGCGGTGTCGGTGGGGCGCGCGGCGCTGCCCGTCCTGGCCGATGTCCAGCACCGGGGCGATGGCCTGCGAGCTCGTGCGATGGCTTTGAAATGGTCCTGGGCCATGGTGGGGGCAGGCATCGCGGCCGTGGCGATCGGCTGGCTGCTGGCGCCTTGGGGCGTGGCGCTGCTGTTTGAACGTGGCGCCTTTACCGCGCAAAATACCGAGGCGGTGGCCAGTGTGTTGCGCTGGGGGCTGTTGCAACTGCCGTTTTATTTTGGCGTACTCATTCTGGTGCAATTGCTCGCCAGCCAGGGGCGCTACCGCGTGATGGCCCTGATCGCCGTGGCCAATTTTTTGTTGAAGGCGGTGCTCAATACCGTACTCGGGCCCCGTATGGGGACCGAGGGCATCATGCTGGCGACCAGCCTGATGTATTTCCTCTCCTTTATTTGCTACACGGGAGTGGCCTTGCGTGCGCTGCCCGAGACTGCGGAGCGCAGCTAG
- a CDS encoding SDR family oxidoreductase, with translation MTTRYDAVRADLQARPRKWLVTGCAGFIGSNLIETLLKLNQTVVGLDNFATGHQRNLDEVRGLVTAEQWARFTFIEGDIRDLDTCRRAADGVDKVLHQAALGSVPRSLNDPITTNAVNISGFLNMLVAARDAKVGAFVYAASSSTYGDHPALPKVEENIGRPLSPYAVTKFVNELYADVFARSYGFTTVGLRYFNVFGRRQDPNGAYAAVIPKWTAAMIQGETVVINGDGETSRDFCYVDNAVQANILGAMADDEARNQVYNVAYSGRTTLNQLFDFLKTSLGRQGVAYDKQAEHADFRAGDVRHSQADISKAGRLLGYQPAFDILQGLDAAMPWYTQFLR, from the coding sequence ATGACGACACGCTACGACGCCGTCCGTGCGGACTTGCAGGCCCGGCCACGCAAATGGCTGGTGACGGGTTGTGCGGGGTTTATCGGCTCCAATCTGATCGAAACCCTGCTCAAGTTGAACCAGACCGTTGTCGGTCTGGACAACTTCGCGACCGGTCATCAGCGCAATCTTGATGAGGTGCGCGGGCTGGTGACGGCCGAGCAGTGGGCGCGCTTTACCTTCATCGAAGGCGATATCCGCGATCTGGATACCTGCCGCCGCGCGGCCGATGGGGTGGACAAGGTGCTCCATCAGGCTGCCCTGGGTTCGGTGCCGCGTTCGCTGAATGACCCGATCACCACCAATGCGGTGAATATCAGCGGTTTCCTGAATATGCTGGTCGCTGCGCGCGACGCCAAGGTCGGGGCCTTTGTCTATGCGGCCTCCAGCTCGACCTATGGCGACCATCCGGCGCTGCCCAAGGTCGAAGAGAATATCGGCCGTCCGCTGTCGCCTTACGCCGTGACCAAGTTCGTTAATGAACTTTACGCCGACGTGTTTGCGCGTTCCTATGGTTTTACGACCGTCGGTCTGCGTTATTTCAACGTCTTTGGCCGGCGTCAGGACCCTAATGGCGCTTATGCGGCCGTCATCCCTAAGTGGACGGCGGCGATGATCCAGGGCGAAACCGTGGTCATCAATGGCGATGGCGAAACCAGCCGGGATTTCTGCTATGTCGATAATGCCGTGCAGGCCAATATTCTTGGCGCCATGGCGGACGACGAGGCGCGCAATCAGGTCTACAACGTGGCCTATAGCGGACGCACCACGCTGAACCAGCTCTTTGATTTTCTGAAGACCTCGCTGGGGCGTCAGGGCGTGGCCTATGACAAACAAGCCGAGCATGCGGATTTCCGGGCGGGTGATGTGCGTCATTCCCAGGCAGACATCAGCAAGGCGGGCAGGTTGTTGGGTTATCAGCCGGCGTTCGACATCCTGCAAGGGCTGGACGCCGCGATGCCCTGGTACACGCAATTCCTGCGTTGA
- the tviB gene encoding Vi polysaccharide biosynthesis UDP-N-acetylglucosamine C-6 dehydrogenase TviB codes for MRIQDVKLAVVGLGYVGLPLAVEFGKKRSVIGFDINTRRIDELRAGRDHTLEVDDQELAEAKHLRYTTDRAELGQANVFIVTVPTPIDEYKQPDLTPLVKASETIGAVLKRGDIVIYESTVYPGATEEDCVPVLEKVSGLKFNVDFYAGYSPERINPGDKAHRVSTIKKVTSGSTPEVAELVDQLYKEIIVAGTHKASSIRVAEAAKVIENTQRDVNIALINELALIFNKMGIDTEAVLQAAGTKWNFLPFRPGLVGGHCIGVDPYYLTHKAQSIGYHPEIILAGRRLNDSMGGYVVSQLVKCMTKKRLHVQGAKVLVMGLTFKENCPDLRNTRVVDIIRELGEYNVDVDVYDPWVDAQEAQHEYGITPVAEPVEGSYDAVILAVAHHQFVEMGAEAIRKLGKPEHVLYDLKYVLIAQESDLRL; via the coding sequence TTGCGTATTCAAGATGTGAAACTGGCCGTAGTGGGTTTGGGCTATGTCGGTCTGCCGCTGGCGGTGGAATTCGGCAAAAAGCGCTCCGTTATCGGTTTTGACATCAACACGCGCCGTATTGACGAGTTGCGAGCGGGTCGTGATCACACGCTTGAAGTCGATGATCAGGAACTGGCCGAGGCCAAGCATCTGCGCTATACGACGGACCGCGCCGAACTGGGGCAGGCCAATGTTTTCATCGTGACGGTGCCTACCCCGATCGACGAGTACAAGCAGCCTGACCTGACCCCCCTGGTCAAAGCCAGCGAAACCATCGGCGCCGTGCTCAAGCGCGGCGATATCGTGATCTACGAATCGACCGTCTATCCGGGCGCCACGGAAGAGGATTGCGTGCCGGTGCTGGAGAAGGTTTCCGGCCTGAAGTTCAACGTTGATTTTTACGCCGGCTACAGCCCCGAGCGCATCAATCCGGGCGACAAGGCGCACCGTGTTTCCACCATCAAGAAAGTGACCTCCGGCTCGACGCCTGAGGTTGCCGAACTGGTCGATCAGCTCTACAAGGAAATCATCGTTGCCGGCACGCACAAAGCGTCCAGCATTCGCGTGGCCGAGGCCGCCAAGGTGATCGAGAACACGCAGCGCGATGTCAACATCGCCCTCATCAATGAGCTGGCCCTGATCTTCAACAAGATGGGGATCGACACGGAAGCGGTGTTGCAGGCGGCGGGGACGAAGTGGAACTTCCTGCCTTTCCGCCCGGGCCTGGTCGGCGGCCATTGCATTGGCGTGGACCCCTACTACCTGACGCACAAAGCGCAGTCCATCGGCTACCACCCGGAAATCATTCTGGCCGGCCGTCGCTTGAACGATTCGATGGGCGGCTATGTCGTGTCGCAGCTGGTCAAGTGCATGACCAAAAAGCGTCTGCATGTTCAGGGCGCTAAGGTGCTGGTGATGGGTTTGACCTTCAAGGAAAACTGCCCTGACCTGCGCAATACGCGCGTGGTGGACATCATCCGCGAGCTGGGCGAATACAACGTCGACGTGGATGTTTACGATCCCTGGGTCGATGCCCAGGAGGCGCAGCACGAATATGGCATTACGCCGGTTGCTGAGCCGGTCGAAGGCAGCTACGACGCCGTCATTCTCGCGGTGGCGCATCACCAATTCGTCGAAATGGGCGCCGAAGCCATCCGCAAGCTGGGCAAGCCCGAGCATGTGTTGTACGACCTGAAGTATGTCCTGATCGCCCAAGAATCGGATCTGCGTCTGTAA
- a CDS encoding MraY family glycosyltransferase: MTWFYICVVAFMVGGLIVASERWHGAFTGDNDLNKPQASHTRSTPRVGGLAVLAGTLAGLLVLGPSNMTLTWLWPALFVAALPVFVAGLLEDITKDIGASKRLLAAFASAAIAWWLLGGVSRVGIAPVDWVLSFWPVSLLFTVFAVGGCTHALNIVDGMNGLAGMVATLMSVSICLVALQVGDMPIFMIAAALASATLGFLVWNFPFGRVFLGDGGAYFLGFMLAELAVLLVVRNPSVSPFYALAVLFYPVFETGFSIWRRRFKRGVPVDQPDALHLHQLVFRRLVRVTFSRRSRHAVPALCNALASPYMWVLALIGLVPATIWWDNAWVLCASLLVFAGVYIWLYIRLVSWRRPGWLLLPSVLRTH, translated from the coding sequence GTGACCTGGTTCTATATCTGCGTGGTCGCATTCATGGTGGGGGGGCTCATCGTCGCGTCGGAACGCTGGCATGGCGCCTTTACCGGTGACAACGATCTCAACAAGCCTCAGGCGTCTCACACCCGTTCGACGCCGCGCGTCGGGGGGCTGGCGGTGCTCGCCGGCACCTTGGCCGGCTTGTTGGTGCTGGGTCCCAGCAACATGACGCTGACCTGGCTGTGGCCGGCCCTGTTCGTTGCCGCGCTGCCCGTATTCGTGGCCGGTCTGCTCGAAGACATCACCAAAGATATCGGCGCAAGCAAACGCCTCTTGGCGGCCTTCGCGTCGGCGGCCATCGCCTGGTGGCTGCTGGGCGGTGTGTCGCGGGTAGGGATTGCGCCGGTGGACTGGGTGCTTTCCTTCTGGCCGGTTTCGCTGCTGTTCACGGTTTTCGCGGTGGGCGGCTGTACGCATGCGCTGAATATCGTTGATGGCATGAATGGCCTGGCGGGGATGGTCGCCACGCTGATGTCCGTGTCCATTTGTCTAGTCGCGTTGCAGGTGGGTGATATGCCCATCTTCATGATCGCTGCGGCGCTGGCCTCGGCGACGCTGGGCTTTCTGGTCTGGAATTTTCCGTTCGGACGTGTATTTCTGGGCGACGGCGGGGCCTATTTTCTGGGCTTTATGCTGGCTGAGCTGGCGGTGTTGCTGGTGGTGCGCAATCCCTCGGTTTCGCCGTTTTACGCTTTGGCCGTGCTGTTTTATCCGGTGTTCGAAACCGGATTCTCGATCTGGCGCCGCCGTTTCAAGCGCGGCGTGCCGGTAGACCAGCCCGATGCCTTGCACCTGCATCAGTTGGTGTTCCGCCGTCTGGTCCGTGTGACGTTCAGCCGCCGCAGCCGTCATGCCGTACCGGCGCTGTGCAATGCGCTGGCTTCGCCCTATATGTGGGTGCTGGCCTTGATCGGCCTCGTGCCGGCCACGATCTGGTGGGATAACGCCTGGGTACTCTGCGCGAGCCTGCTGGTTTTCGCCGGGGTCTATATCTGGCTTTACATCAGGCTGGTCTCCTGGCGCAGGCCGGGTTGGCTGCTGCTGCCTTCCGTGCTGCGCACGCATTGA
- the coq7 gene encoding 2-polyprenyl-3-methyl-6-methoxy-1,4-benzoquinone monooxygenase: MNYASPRHAGPLDALLIEVDRALQVLSRSAVAGRAYPAHAAEAPLADTEKRHAAGLMRVNHVGEICAQALYRGQAVACRDAGTRELLRKAAAEEVDHLVWCDRRLKELDSRPSLLNPLWYAGSFALGVAASVAGVPRNLGFMAETERQVEAHLDEHLRTLPAADERSREIVRQMKDDEAGHRESAERAGGIPLPAPVRGIMRAMSKVMTGTAYRL; this comes from the coding sequence ATGAATTACGCCAGTCCCCGCCATGCGGGGCCCTTGGATGCCTTGCTGATCGAGGTGGATCGCGCTTTGCAGGTTTTGTCGCGCTCGGCGGTGGCCGGGCGGGCGTATCCGGCCCATGCCGCCGAGGCGCCCCTGGCGGACACCGAAAAGCGCCACGCGGCCGGACTGATGCGGGTCAATCATGTGGGCGAGATCTGCGCCCAGGCGCTGTACCGTGGCCAGGCCGTGGCCTGCCGCGATGCCGGTACGCGCGAATTGCTGCGCAAGGCCGCCGCCGAGGAGGTGGATCATCTCGTTTGGTGCGACCGGCGCCTGAAAGAGCTGGACAGCCGTCCCAGCCTGCTCAATCCCCTCTGGTATGCGGGATCTTTCGCATTGGGCGTGGCGGCTAGTGTCGCGGGCGTGCCGCGCAATCTGGGCTTCATGGCGGAAACCGAGCGTCAGGTCGAGGCGCATCTGGATGAGCATTTACGCACCTTGCCTGCGGCGGATGAGCGCTCGCGCGAAATCGTGCGGCAAATGAAGGACGACGAGGCCGGTCATCGTGAAAGCGCCGAGCGGGCGGGTGGCATACCCTTGCCTGCGCCGGTGCGCGGCATCATGCGCGCCATGTCCAAGGTGATGACCGGCACGGCCTACCGCTTGTAG